In Xanthomonas sp. SI, the following are encoded in one genomic region:
- a CDS encoding pentapeptide repeat-containing protein — MGVNFFRTAIDREDLSNLTLPRTFFGRSEISNVSFQNTDLSESNLCWNEFIQVDFSSARLTLSDLRASVFTNTSFQSTDLSGSDLRRSSFENCIFTDALMAGTVLTLAQGKILPLSDRQRADIAWADTDGDEPGGG; from the coding sequence ATGGGCGTCAACTTCTTTCGGACGGCGATAGACAGGGAAGATCTCAGCAATCTGACCTTGCCGCGTACGTTCTTTGGTCGCTCCGAGATCAGCAACGTCTCTTTTCAGAACACCGATCTTTCGGAGTCTAACCTTTGCTGGAATGAGTTCATCCAGGTAGATTTTTCATCAGCACGGCTGACGCTGAGTGATCTGCGTGCATCCGTCTTTACCAACACGTCGTTTCAATCTACCGACCTGAGCGGATCGGATCTTCGCCGCTCCTCGTTTGAGAATTGCATCTTTACGGATGCCCTGATGGCCGGCACTGTCCTCACTCTCGCGCAAGGCAAAATTCTGCCGCTGTCGGATCGGCAGCGAGCGGACATTGCCTGGGCAGACACGGACGGGGACGAGCCGGGCGGTGGTTAA
- a CDS encoding STY0301 family protein → MAKDTFKCPDTLRVSAAALQSPDLPEGGEMAFKSDAPLPFFSMGMFSGHPREQASLVPDNERASPAGGVSTSVWTFPGPDAYGKYAVCEYGPAGQVQIYKRMPDAARTCTATARSVRAREAAFECE, encoded by the coding sequence TTGGCGAAAGACACCTTCAAGTGCCCCGATACCCTGCGCGTCTCCGCTGCGGCCCTGCAGAGCCCGGACCTGCCGGAAGGCGGCGAGATGGCCTTCAAGAGCGATGCACCGCTGCCGTTTTTCTCCATGGGCATGTTCTCCGGGCACCCACGCGAGCAGGCGTCATTGGTTCCAGACAACGAGCGCGCGTCGCCAGCAGGCGGGGTCTCGACGTCCGTGTGGACGTTCCCTGGGCCGGACGCGTACGGAAAGTACGCGGTATGCGAGTACGGTCCCGCCGGTCAGGTCCAGATCTACAAGCGGATGCCTGATGCGGCGAGGACGTGCACAGCGACGGCGCGTAGCGTGCGCGCGCGGGAAGCTGCCTTCGAATGCGAATGA
- a CDS encoding DUF1028 domain-containing protein — MHVLARLAMALVCLAFPLKAYATFSIAACAPDGSCGVAVATNNLAVGASVIYAKAKVGALATQYETNPAYGPRGLDLLAAGLPPSKVMAELLAKDGNFDGTTIAARQVGIVAAAGASTAYTGEEAAASAWAGARHGKGYSVQGNGLASERVLTAMETDFLSCRATLANCLMASLEAGENAGGQTIGRLSAALLVKTPGGDWEDIDLRVDASASPVPDLRRLLDRYYAHQAMINAEHLADRGKIAEAKVALAQALHLSWQWDRIWRRAARLSMQLGQPEDALSELGVFAAENPTWARIELQDPIYQPLHDNALFKSWAGAASDERPK, encoded by the coding sequence ATGCATGTTCTTGCCAGACTCGCCATGGCGCTGGTATGCCTCGCCTTCCCGCTCAAGGCGTATGCGACGTTCTCGATCGCGGCATGCGCCCCGGATGGGTCGTGCGGCGTGGCGGTCGCCACCAACAATCTGGCGGTCGGTGCCAGCGTGATCTATGCCAAGGCCAAGGTCGGCGCACTGGCCACCCAGTACGAAACCAATCCCGCCTACGGCCCAAGAGGACTCGACTTGCTTGCCGCCGGGTTGCCGCCGTCGAAGGTCATGGCTGAGCTGTTGGCGAAGGACGGGAACTTCGACGGAACGACCATCGCGGCGCGCCAAGTCGGCATCGTCGCTGCCGCGGGCGCTTCGACGGCCTACACGGGCGAAGAAGCGGCCGCCTCGGCTTGGGCCGGCGCCCGTCATGGCAAGGGCTACTCGGTCCAGGGAAACGGGCTGGCTTCCGAGCGCGTGCTGACCGCCATGGAGACGGACTTCCTCTCATGTCGCGCGACGTTGGCCAATTGCCTGATGGCCAGCCTGGAAGCGGGCGAGAACGCGGGCGGCCAGACCATCGGAAGGTTGTCGGCCGCGTTGCTGGTCAAAACGCCGGGAGGCGATTGGGAAGATATAGATCTGCGTGTAGACGCGTCGGCGTCTCCGGTTCCGGATCTGCGCCGGCTGCTGGACCGCTACTACGCCCATCAGGCGATGATCAACGCCGAGCACCTGGCCGACCGCGGCAAAATCGCCGAGGCCAAGGTAGCGCTCGCCCAGGCGCTGCACCTGAGTTGGCAGTGGGACCGCATCTGGCGGCGTGCTGCCCGGTTGTCCATGCAACTCGGACAGCCCGAAGACGCCCTCAGCGAACTTGGCGTCTTCGCGGCCGAGAATCCGACGTGGGCGAGGATCGAATTGCAGGATCCGATCTACCAGCCGTTGCACGACAATGCGCTTTTCAAGTCTTGGGCTGGCGCCGCTAGCGATGAGCGACCGAAATGA